The Nitrospiraceae bacterium genomic interval CAATTTTCGATTTCGAAGCCTATAGGGTAGTGGTCCAAAACAGTTCTCGAGCTTGTCGAAAAACCTTCCGGATCTGCTCTCCAGTACTCCGAGAAATTGCAAAGGTCCTCTGTGACCATATGAAGTGTCCAAATCAACGGCTTTGATCGAAATGGTGCAAGAGCGACGATCGCTAGGCGGAATATTCCAAAGTCTTTTCCCTGCGCTGATCATCGTTTTTCTGATTGGGGCGGGGTGTCATAACGCTTCAGGATTCGTCGAAGGCACCACGATTGGCATCGCGGCGCATAACCCGAACGCATTTCCCGTGATTTTCTTCAACACGTATACAGGTGAGGGGCTGGCGACATTTCCGGAAAATGAATGGACCACTGTGGATGTGACGGGCATCATTCCGGACGGTGTCAAAGCGATCTACCTCTCCGGTCTTTTGATTATTACGCACGGCACGTTGGAGGAGATCTGCAATCTGACGTTGGCCTATCGCGATCAGGGAGAGACAGGGGATTATCCCTACATCGCCCAGACCGTTGAGACGGTGGTCAATGGTGGAGCGCGCACCCCACACTCGATCTGGGTTGCGGCCCATGACGGTAAGTTCCAGATCAAATGGCGAAGATCGACGACAGGCAATTGGCCTGAGAATTGTGCCTATGGCATCAATCTCAACCTTGCCGGATACCTGCGCTAGATCAGGCGTGCTTTACAGAGTGTTTTGATGTGTCCCAAAATCCTCCCGAGAGGCCGTGTGCTGACTTGAAATATTTCGCTAGGCTCTGAATAGAGTGGAGGGTGGTCCAGAAACAAATCATTTTGAACGAATTCCAAAACAGTGATATTGACAGCGGAAACAGGGAATTGTCTTCAACGAAGGACGAGACCGAATGCGAAACAAATTGGTCATACTGGTACTTCTCGGCGGCGTCGGCTGGTGGTTTTGGGGGAGGACTCTGGAACCAGTCCGAGTGATCTGCGCCCAACTCGAAGCGATCGACAGGGCGAACTACATGCAGGCGTACGACTACCTCAGCTCGGTGGCGAAGTGGCAACTGACGGCAAACGATTTCGAGGCTCTCGCTCGGGCAACCAGTGTAGTCTCGAAAAATTATGGGAGCACCTTCCTCTCGCGGAACGTTGAAAATAATGTCGCGACCATCAGCGGCACCCTTGAGGGCTTGGATGGGCAAGTCCGCGAGGTCCGCTATACCTTAGTCAAGGAAGGTAACCGTTGGTTGATTCAAAGCTTCACGTGGCCATCGCCACCGACCGCTGGGGAGATACGGCCAGGGAGTCCATAGCAGTCGATTTTGGCATAGCTAAGTAGCTACTTAACGTTCCTTACATCTCGCGGACTACAAGATAGAGAAACCTCAGCACGGCCGCGTGCAATGTCAATTTGTGTCAGCCTGCAGCGAAATTGTCCAACCTTTTAGGTTTGAGGAGGGCATCGCAAAATGCCAAATCCAACACGTATTCGTGCAGATGCCACTCGGAGACAAATTCTTCAGAAGATGCTATCAGGCGCGATTGTTGGGGTTGCCACTCAGGCTGGAATCGGGCTGGCTTTTCCTCAAAGGAGTTATGCCCAAAGGGGTCTGAGCCCCGAGGCAGCTCTGCACCAATTACTCGCAGGCAACCAACGGATGGTCGCTAATCAGCCAACATCGATTGAGCACGATCTGGTCATCCTGAGAGAGCACACCGTCGATAAACAAGAGCCCTTTGCGGGAGTACTTGCCTGTGCCGATTCTCGCGTACCTGTGGAACTCATTTTTGATCAAACGATTGGCCACATCTTCGTCACACGAGTAGCCGGGAATATGGTAACGCCCGAGGTTATCGCCGGCCTCGAATATGGAGTTGCGGTCCTTGGGATCAAAGTGCTTGTCGTGCTTGGCCATAGTGGATGTGGGGCAGTAAAGGCAGCGATGAACGCCAACGCGGCACCTGGCCAAATCAGCGCCTTGTACCCGCACCTTCAGCCAGCAGTGGAACGATCTGGCGGTAACCTTGGTAAGGCAATCGAAGCCAATGCACGGGTTCAGGCTGACTTGCTGCGTACTTCCTCTCCAGTCATCCGGGGCGCGATCAAGGCTGGCGAACTGAAAGTGGAAGCTGCTGTCTACGATCTTGCTACCGGCAAAGTTACGGTGAGCTGACCCCCGGCTAAGATGCAAAACCCGTTGTTTCTGAACATTCGAAATAGAGTAATGAATTATTTAGTTTTCAAAGACATTGGGAAATTCAACTCTTCGAGGTTTTAGGCTCATCTAAAAAGGGACCTCACACTACTCTTTTCCACGGGCTTCTTGACGCTCACCCTTTGCAAGACCGCCATAAGATGATATGGTGCGTCTGAAATTGACCCTCGCTTCTCTTCATTCCTGACGGTCACTCCGCGCGTACCGCCTTAACGGTTCTTCAACGTATCGCAAAGGGAGTTTGTCTGCGTATCTTTTTGATCCACGTTCGTGACCCCCAGTTTTATGCCATTCCGGCCAAGGGCCGAGCGAAGAACGGCAATCTTCGCATCATGGGGTTTCCTCCCATCGGCATCATGTCGCTGTCTGCGGTCTTGAAACAAGCGGGGCATGACTGTGTGATGTTCGACCAGGCCAATCCCGATACGCCGAACGAGGTCATTGTACGGACAATCAATCACGACCAGCCGGATCTGGTGGGTCTTAGCTTTCTGAGTACCACGAGCTACCCCTACGCTAAAATATTGGCCAGACAAATTCGCGCGAGTAATCCGAAGGTGAAGCTGGCGTTTGGGGGCGTCTTCGCCAGCCTAAACGCGCCGCTCGTGAAGCTGCAATGTCCGGAAGTGGATTTTGTGTGTCGTGGCGATGGAGAGCAGCTGATTCTTGACCTGGTCGGACGATTGAAGGATCCCGAAGGCGTCTTCGGCCTCACGTGGATGAAAGATGGCAAAGTGGTGCAGAACCCCGGACGCCTGGTCGAACGCCATCTGGACCAATGGCCGTTTCCAGACCGGGACAGCCTGATGTTAGATTTCATCGAGTCGATGCCGCTTGATGTTCCTGCCGTGCTCTCCATGGAACGCTTCACTACCATGCAGACCTCCCGAGGATGCCCCTGGCCTTGCGTGTTCTGCGACATTCCCATCTTTAATGAAGGGAAGTGGCGTGCACGCAGCGCACAGCATGTCGTGGCAGAACTGAAGCATCTTGAGGAGCAGGGGTACGGATCCGTGTATTTTGTGGACGATCATTTTCTCCTTCAGCCCAAGCGCATCGAAGCCATCTGCGGCGGTATCGTAAAGGAGGGACTCAAGATCCAGTGGGGCATCGAAGGGCGAGTGGACTCCGTCGCCCAGCACCTGTTTCCTGCCATGGCTGAGGCCCACTGCCGGACGGTCATGTTCGGGATCGAAAGCGGGAGTCAGAAGATCCTCGATCGCCTGCACAAAGAGCAGACGCTGGACGAGGTCCGAACAGCGGTCACCAATGCCAAGCAAGCTGGCATCGAAATCGTGCACGGCTTTTTTACGGTCGGCAATCCCGATGAGACAATTCTCGATATGAGGGCGACCTTCGACTTTGCAGCGACATTGCCCCTGGACACGTTTGGCTTCAATCGGCTGTGTGTCTATCGCGGGACGCCTTTGTGGCAAGAATATGTGAAGCGCGGATTAGTGAACGAGGTC includes:
- a CDS encoding DUF4864 domain-containing protein — translated: MRNKLVILVLLGGVGWWFWGRTLEPVRVICAQLEAIDRANYMQAYDYLSSVAKWQLTANDFEALARATSVVSKNYGSTFLSRNVENNVATISGTLEGLDGQVREVRYTLVKEGNRWLIQSFTWPSPPTAGEIRPGSP
- a CDS encoding carbonic anhydrase: MPNPTRIRADATRRQILQKMLSGAIVGVATQAGIGLAFPQRSYAQRGLSPEAALHQLLAGNQRMVANQPTSIEHDLVILREHTVDKQEPFAGVLACADSRVPVELIFDQTIGHIFVTRVAGNMVTPEVIAGLEYGVAVLGIKVLVVLGHSGCGAVKAAMNANAAPGQISALYPHLQPAVERSGGNLGKAIEANARVQADLLRTSSPVIRGAIKAGELKVEAAVYDLATGKVTVS
- a CDS encoding radical SAM protein; this translates as MIHVRDPQFYAIPAKGRAKNGNLRIMGFPPIGIMSLSAVLKQAGHDCVMFDQANPDTPNEVIVRTINHDQPDLVGLSFLSTTSYPYAKILARQIRASNPKVKLAFGGVFASLNAPLVKLQCPEVDFVCRGDGEQLILDLVGRLKDPEGVFGLTWMKDGKVVQNPGRLVERHLDQWPFPDRDSLMLDFIESMPLDVPAVLSMERFTTMQTSRGCPWPCVFCDIPIFNEGKWRARSAQHVVAELKHLEEQGYGSVYFVDDHFLLQPKRIEAICGGIVKEGLKIQWGIEGRVDSVAQHLFPAMAEAHCRTVMFGIESGSQKILDRLHKEQTLDEVRTAVTNAKQAGIEIVHGFFTVGNPDETILDMRATFDFAATLPLDTFGFNRLCVYRGTPLWQEYVKRGLVNEVTDWYKYFKCSEIDPTCLPGETINQVRQEGLKRLFLYKLTRYPLQTYRLLRRFLRYMPARDVLYLIIKPFLGQTKGATKAEVLSRAVEHADMKDAAAQLTHLTDDMLHQILNASRAERLRIQQEANGARELPVIAT